The DNA region CGCCGGCGCCGGCAGTCGGCTTTTCCGGCGCAGCCGCGCTCGACGGCAGCGGCAAGTTCGCCGGCATCGCGGTGCTGAAGCCCGTGATCGTCGCCGGCCCCGCAGGCGCTGCGCCTCCCGCACAAGCATCTTTGGTGTCGGCGGAGACGGTGCGCGATTTCCTCAAGGCGCATGGCGTCAACGCGTCAGGCGGATCGGCAGACGCCAAGGCCGCTGTCGTCCGCGTGATCTGCGTCAGGAAGTAACGGGTTCGCGTGTCCCGGACGCGGTGCAGCGTGCAACGAGTCTTTTTCCCCTCGTCGTCCCTGCGAAAGCAGGGACCCATAACCACAGGGCTCGCTTGTTAAAGAAGGCTGTGGCCCCAGCGTCGCACAACAACGACCTTCGGTGGCTATGGGTCCCTGCTTTCGCAGGGACGACATCGAGTATGTTGCGTTATCGAGAGTCGTACATTCCCATCCTCTCAGCAGCATCACCTCAACGCAAACCTGACCCCCGCGCGCGCCAGGCCACCCGCGATCCCCACCGGCGTGCCGTCGGCGCGCCAGCACGCGGCGCCCGACATCGTGCCGTCGGCGTGGAACTGGATCCCGTTCATGCCGCCGGCAACCGTCGCCACCACTTGCACCTTGTGGCCCTTCGCGGTGAGCGCGCCGCGGACGGTTTCCGGCACCGCCTGCTCGACCTCGAGCGCATTGCCCTCGGTCCAGACCCTGGGCGCCTCGACCGCCTCCTGCAGGCTCATGCCGTGATCGATCAGGTTGATCAGCGCCTGCATCGCGCTCGGAAAGATGCGTTTTCCTCCGGGCAGCCCGAGTGCGTAGGCCAATCTGCCGTCGCGCAGCGCCATCATCGGCGACATCGAGGTGGTGACGCGCTTGCCGGCGGCGAGCGACAGCGCGTGCCCGGGCCGCGGATCGAACAGGTTCATGTAATTGTTGGGCACCGTGCCGAGGCCCGGGATCAGGATCTTGGCGCCGAACAGATTGTTGATGGTCTGCGTGGTCGCGACCACGTTGCCCATCGCATCCGCCGCGGTCATGTGCGTGGTATGCGCACTCTCGAGCTGCGTGACGCCGGCGCCCCAGGCCTGGGCGCGCGCGGGATCGATGGCGCGGCGCCGCTCCTCGGCATAGGCTTTCGAGGTCAGCCGCTCGACCGGGACATTGATGTAGGCGGGATCGCCGCTCGCGGCCGCGCGGTCGGCGAAGGCGATCTTCAGCACCTCGGCAAGCAGATGAACCGTCTCGGCGGTGCCGAAGCCGAGCCGCGCGACGTCGTAGCCTTCGAGGATGTTGAGCATCTCTGCGATGTGCACGCCGGACGCGGCCGGCGGCGGCGGACCCAGGATGTCCCAGCCGCGATAGGTGCAGCGGATCGGCTGCCGCTCGACGGTTTTGTAAGTGGCGAGATCCTCGCGCGCGATGAAGCCGCCGTTCTTCGCCATGTAGTCGACGAGGATGTCGCCGAGCGGCCCCTGATACAGCGCGTTGTCGCCATGCTCGGCGATGTATCTCAGTGTCTCGGCGTATTCCGCCTGCACCACGCGCTCGCCGGGCTTCAGCGGCGTGCCGTTGGGCAAATAGATCGCTGCGATCGGCTTGTCCTTGAGCATCTCCTCGGCGCCGTCGGTGATGCATTCGTGCAGATAAGGCGTCGCCGCGTAGCCGCGCGCGGCATGCTTGATCGCCGGCTGCATCACATCAGTGAGGCTCATGGTGCCGAACCGGCGCAGCGTCTCGCACCAGGCTTTCAGCGAGCCCGGCACCGCGACCGCCTTCGGCCCGTTCAGATTCTCGTTGCCGACGGTGTCGAACACGTCATGCGCCGAACCCGGCTTCGAGGTGTAGGTATCCGGCCGCACCGCCTTCGGCACCGTGCTCTGGCCGTCGATGAAGCGGTGACTGCCGTTGGCGAGCCGGATATGCGCCATGCCGCCGCCGATGATGCCGACCATCATCGGCTCGACCACGGTCAGCGTGAACAACGTTGCGATCGCCGCATCGATCGCATTGCCGCCGGCCGCAAGCATCTCGGCGCCCGCGCTTGATGCCAGCGGATGGTTGCTCACCACCATGCCCCGGCTCGAGGTCGCCGGCTGCTTCTCGCACTGAAAGCTGGTTGCTGCGCGCTCGCGCCAATTGCCGCTCATGATCGCTCACTCCCTTGTTGTTATTTTTGGCACTTTCACTTTTGGCACTTCGGGCACCAAAACGTCGAACGGCCGTTCTGGGTGAAGCGCTTGACGATACCGCCGCAGCCCTTGGTTTTGCAGATCTCGCCTTCGCGGTCGTAGACCTGGAACGAATGCTGGAAATAGCCGAGATCGCCATTGGTCAGCCTGTGATCGCTGATCGATGAGCCGCCGGCCTTGATCGCCTGATTGAGCACCGCATGGATCGCATCGACCAAATGCCGCGCGTGGTCGGTGGGCTCGCCCTTTTTGGTCGCGAGCGTGGCGGCCAATCGCCGCGGCGACAGGTGAGCGCGAAACAGCGCTTCGCAGACATAGATGTTGCCAAGCCCCGCCACCACGCGCTGGTCGAGCAGCGCCGCCTTCAGGCTGGTCTTCTTGTTGTGGCAAGCGCGCGCCAGCATCGCGGCGTCGAACTCATTGCCGAGCGGCTCGGGCCCGAGATCCTTCAGCAAAGGCTCGTCCTCAAGCGCGTTGCGGGCGATGATCTTCATGTAGCCGAAGCGGCGCGGATCGTTGAAGACGACGGCGGCGCCCGACGACATGTGGAACACGACATGATCATGCGCGCGATCGTCGCTGCGCGGATGATGGAATTGGCCGGGCGTCGCGCCACCCTCCTTGTGCACGCGGAACGAGCCCGACATGCCCAGATGCATCAGCAGCACGTCACCGGAGGTCAGATCCGCCATCAGATATTTGGCGCGGCGGCCGAGCCCGGTGACGGTCTGGCCTTCGAGACGGGCGATAAAGTCTTTTTGAAAGGGAAACCGCAGATCCTTGCGCCGGGCCTCTGCTTTGACGATTTTCGAGCCCTCCATGGCCGGCTGCAGGCCGCGGCGGACGGTCTCGACTTCGGGTAATTCCGGCATGGAGGCATTCACCTTTTGGAAGTGACGTGATAGCGCCATTGCGGCCGCCGCGCTATGGTCCGGCCGCGCGGAGTACAGTGAATGGATCGGCCGGATCAGACCACCCATTTCGGCTTCAGGGACGTGCCCCTGGGCGAGAAGCAGACGCTGGTGAACGACGTGTTTCACAGCGTGGCGTCGCGCTATGATTTGATGAACGATTTGATGTCGGGGGGGCTGCACCGGCTCTGGAAGGACATCATGATCACGGCGCTGGATCCGCCGAAGGGCGACCGGCCGTTCGCGCTGCTCGATGTCGCCGGCGGCACCGGCGACATCGCCTTCCGCGCCGCGAAGGCCTCGGGCAGCGGCTTCCACGCCACCGTCTGCGACATCAACGGCGACATGCTCGCGGTCGGCCGCGAGCGCGCCGCCAAGCGACACCTCGACGGCCGCGTGTCGTTCGTCGAGGGCAACGCCGAAGCGCTCGCCTTCGCCGACCGCTCGTTCGACGCCTACACGATCGCGTTCGGCATCCGCAACGTGCCGCAGATCGATCTCGCGCTACGCGAGGCCTATCGCGTGCTCAGGCCCGGCAGCCGTTTCCTGTGCCTGGAGTTCTCCACCGTCGACGTGCCCGGCCTCGACCGGATCTACGATCTGTTTTCCTTCAAGGTGATCCCGCCGCTCGGACGTGCCGTCACCGGCGATGCCGAGTCCTATCAGTATCTCGTCGAGTCGATCCGCAAATTCCCGCGGCCGAGCGCGTTCGCCGAGATGATCGGCGCCGCCGGCTTTGCCCGCGTGAAGTGGCAGAGCCTCTCCGGCGGCATCGTGGCGCTGCATACGGGCTGGCGTTTGTGATCTCTGCACTGACCCACATCGCGCGCCTCGCCCGCGCCGGTCTCGTGTTTGCGCGCGAGGGCGTGTTCGGCGTCGTCGATCCCTCGCTGGTGCCGCCGCCCGGGCAGCTCGCGCTGAAAATGGCGCGGCTGATCGAGCGTCCCGGCGCCAAGTCCGGCCCGCGGCTGTCGCGCGCGCTGACCCGGCTCGGCCCCGCCTATCTCAAGCTCGGCCAGTTCCTCGCCACCCGTCCCGACGTGGTCGGCGTCGCGATGGCGCGCGACCTCGAAGCCTTGCAGGACCGCCTGCCGCCGTTCTCGCAACAAGAGGCGGAGGCCGTGATCGCGCAATCGCTGGAGCGGCCGCTGTCGCAGGCATTCGCCAGTCTCGGTCCACCGGTGGCGGCGGCCTCGATCGCACAGGTGCATCGCGGCGAGGTCGAGCGCGACGGCGTGCGCCGCCAGGTTGCGGTCAAGGTGCTCAGGCCCAATGTCGCATCGCGCTTCCGCCGCGACCTCAGCGATTTCTTCTTCGTCGCGCACAAGGCCGAGGCGTACTCCGCCGAAGCACGCCGCCTGCGGCTGATCGAGGTCATCAACACCATGTCGCGCTCGGTCGCGATGGAGATGGACCTGCGGCTGGAAGCGGCCGCGCTGTCCGAGATGGCCGAGAACACTCGCGACGATCCGGACTTCCGCGTGCCGACGGTGGACTGGGACCGCACCACCCACAACGTGCTGACGATGGAGTGGATCGACGGCATCGCGCTGAACGACCACGCCCGGCTCGAGCAGGCCAAGGTCGACCTGCCCGATCTCGGCCGCAAGGTGATCCAGAGCTTCCTGCGCCACGCGCTGCGCGACGGCTTCTTCCACGCCGACATGCATCCGGGCAATCTGTTCCTCGACGAGGCCGGCCGGCTCGTTGCCGTGGATTTCGGCATCATGGGGCGGCTCGGCCTGAAGGAGCGGCGCTTCCTCGCGGAAATCCTGCTCGGCTTCATCACTCGCGACTATCGCCGCGTCGCCGAAGTGCATTTCGAGGCCGGCTACGTGCCCGGCCACCATTCGGTGGAGAATTTCGCGCAAGCCATCCGCGCCATCGGCGAGCCGATCCACAACCGCACCGCCGAGGAGATCTCGATGGCGCGGCTGTTGACGCTGCTGCTCGAGGTCACCGGCCTGTTCGACATGCAGACCCGGCCCGAGCTGATCCTGTTGCAGAAGACCATGGTGGTGGTCGAAGGGGTGGCGCGCGGCTTCGATCCCAAGCTCGACATCTGGAAGATCGCCGATCCCGTGGTGCGGGAATGGATCACGCAGAATCTCGGCCCGGCCGGCCGCATCCAGAGCGCGCTGTCGGGCGCCGGCGAGCTCGGCCGCGTGATCGCCAGCCTGCCGGCGATCGCCAATCGCGCCGTGACCGTGCTCGAGCAGTTGGAGACCATGACCCGCGAGGGCCATATGCTGTCGTCGGATACCATCGAGGAAATGGCCCGCGCCGAAGCCAAGAAGGAGCGGCTGCAGACCGTCGGCCTGTGGGTGATTGCCGTCGCCCTGATCGGGATCTTCTTCGCGATCCGCGGCATCTGAATGTGATTGCAATGCATGCACCATATGATAGCGTTGCTATCATATCTGGGGCTATGCCATGGCCAGCCTGACCATCCGCAAACTCGACGACACCCTGAAGGCCTATTTGCGGCTGCGCTCCGCCAGGAACGGACGCTCGGTCGAGGAGGAGATCCGGGTGATCCTCCGCGAGCTCGCGGAGGGCCGTGGCGAGGCCGCGGAGGCGCTTGCCACTGGCCCTAGCGAAGCTCCCACGGCTGCTCCACGGCCCGTCAGCGCCGCCGGCGAGCCCCGCGTCACCCTGATCATCGGCGGCGGGATCGCGGCCTACAAGGCGCTGGACCTGATCCGGCGGCTCAAGGAACGGCACATCCAGGTCCGCTGCGTGCTGACCAAGGCGGCCCAGCAATTCGTCACGCCATTGGCGGCCAGTGCGCTGTCGCATGAGCGGGTCTACACCGACCTGTTCGACGCCGAGAGCGAGTTCGATGCCGGCCATATCCGGCTGGCGCGGGAGTGCGACCTGATCGTGGTGGCGCCGACGACCGCCGACCTGATGGCCAAGATGGCGCAAGGCCATGCCGACGACCTCGCCAGCGCCATCCTGCTGGCGGCCAACCGGCCGATCCTGCTGGCGCCGGCGATGAACCCGTTGATGTGGAACAATCCCGCCACCCGCCGCAACGTGCTGCAGCTCCGCCGCGACGGCGTCCATACCGTCGGGCCCAATGCCGGCGAGATGGCGGAGGCGGGCGAGGCCGGCGTCGGACGGATGGCCGAGCCTGTCGAGATCGCCGCCGCCGCGGACCGCATGCTGCGGCCGCCGAAGCCGCGTCCCCTCGCCGGCAAGCGCGTGCTGGTCACCGCCGGACCGACCCATGAGGCGATCGACCCGGTGCGCTACATCGCCAACCGCTCCTCGGGCAAACAAGGTTTCGCGATCGCCGCCGCGGCGCAGGCGGCGGGCGCCGACGTCGTGCTGGTCACCGGCCCCGTCGAGCTCGACGATCCCTTGGGCATCTCCGTGATGCGGGTGGAATCGGCACGCGACATGCTGCACCGGGTCGAGGCCGCGCTGCCGATCGACGTCGCGATCTTCGCCGCCGCGGTCGCCGACTGGCGCGTCGCCAGCGAAGGCACGCAGAAGCTGAAGAAGAGCTCGGCCGGCATGCCGCCGCTGCAACTGGTCGAGAATCCCGACATTCTGGCGACGATCTCCAAGCTGAAGGAGAAGCGGCCGCCGCTGGTGATCGGCTTCGCCGCCGAGACCGAGCATCTGATCGAGAACGCCAAGGCGAAATTCGCGCGCAAGGGCTGCGACTGGATCGTCGCCAACGACGTCTCGCATGCAACCGGTGTGATGGGCGGCGACCGCAACACGGTCCATCTGCTGGCGCGCGAGGGCAAGGACGTCACCGTCGATTCATGGCCGGTCATGACCAAGGAAGAGGTCGCGGCCGCTTTGGTGTCGCGGATCGCACGAACCGTGGGGACTGCATCGTGAGCGCCACCATCAAGGTCGAAGTCCACCAGCTGCCGCACGGCTACGATCTGTTGCTGCCGGCCTATCAGACCGCAGACGCCGCCGGGCTCGATCTCTTGGCCGCGGTGCCGCGCTCGGCGCCGGTCCTGCTGCTGCCGGGCCGCTACGAGATGGTTCCGACCGGGCTGACGATTGCGCTGCCGCCGGGCTACGAGGCGCAGGTGCGGCCGCGCTCCGGGCTCGCCGCCAAATACGGCATCACCGTGCTGAACTCGCCCGGCACCATCGACGCCGACTATCGCGGCGAGATCAACGTGCTCTTGATCAATCACGGCCAGTCGGCATTTTCGATCCGGCGCGGCGAGCGCATCGCGCAGATGGTGATCGCGCCGGTGACAAGGGCCGAGCTGGTTCCGGTCGACGTGCTGTCGTCGACCGACCGCGGCAGTGGCGGCTTCGGTTCGACCGGCCGCTAGCTTCCGCGAAATTACGGAGTCATTTCGCGTAAAATTCGCAGCATCGGGTGCATTTTTTCACAGCGGATTCTGCGTTCACGATCTGGACTCTTACTCGCTGACTCCCGTTGGGACTATTCTGACCTGATTCGAGCACGACGGGGGGTTTTCGTCGGGCTATCTGGTCCTGCTTGGGCATGATCCCGCGCCAACGTCACGCGTTGTTCCGCGGGAAACCGGTTTTCATCGTTCCGGATCATCATGCCCAGGTGTTGTGCGTTCTGGGGCAACATATGTCGGGCGTAGTCGCGGCAATGCGTCGAACCCTGCTGTCATGCACCTCACTGGCGCGCGACGGCATGATCGCGTTCGCCACCACCGCAGCGCTGTCGGCCAGCTCCGCCTTCGCGGCCGACGGGCTGTTGGCGCAGGCGATGTCCGACCATTTCGGTCTCAACCACCAGGAAGTCGCGGTGCTCGCGACCTCGCTGGCGCTGGTCGGCTTCTCCGCCGTCGCCGCGATCCTGTTGATGCGGACCCGGGTGCGCGCGACCCGGAGCGACGAGCGGCTGCGCGCCGAAATATCCGACCTGCAGGCACAGACCGACCGGCTCCGCGCACTGCTGTTCGTCGAGCCGCAGGTGCTGATCTCCTGGGCCGCCGGCGACAACCGTCCGCAGATCTCGGGCGACATCTCGCTGGTGATGTCGCAGGAGAGCTCGCCGCAACGCATCCTCGCCTTCGGAACCTGGCTGCCGCCCGAGCCGGCGCTGCAGATGGATCATGCCGTCGACGCGCTGCGCGAGAAGGGCGAAGCCTTCCTGCTCAATCTCTCGACCTCGGCGGGGCGCGCCATCGAGGCGATGGGCCGCGCCATCGGCGGACAGGCCATCGTGCGGATCCGCGAGCTCGGCGGGCTGCGCCGCGAACTCGCCGAATCCAATCTGCGCCACAAGACGCTGCAGGAAGAAACCGAGCTGCTGCGCGACTTCGCCGCCGCGGCGCCGTGGCCGATCTGGGCCAAGAGCCTCGAAGGCCATCTGCGCTATGCCAATACGGCCTATCTGCGCGCCACCGAAGGCCGCAGCGTGGCTGATGCGATCCACCGCAACCTCGAACTGCTCGAGAGCGAGCAGCGCACCGAGCTTGCCCGCGCGCTCAACGACAATGCGAGCTATGCCGCCCGCCTGCCGATCGTCGTCAAGGGCGAGCGTCGCTTTTACGACGTGCAGGCGCTGAAGCTTGGTGCCGGCAGCGCCGGCATCGCGATCGACGCCAGCGAGGCGGCGCAGCTGCGCGCGGCGATCACGCGGATGGTCGAGGCGCATCGCCGTACGCTCGATCAATTGTCCTCGGGCGTCGCCGTGTTCGACGCCGACCGCCGGCTCGCCTTCTACAACGAATCCTACCGGCGGCTATGGGGCCTCGACCAGGCTTTCCTCGACAGCAACCCCGACGATTCCAGCGTGCTCGACCGGCTGCGCGCCAACCGCAAGCTGCCGGAGCAGCCCGACTTCCGCGCCTGGAAGGCCAAGCTGCACGAGGCCTATCGCGCGGTCGAGTCCGAAACCAACACCTGGTTCCTGCCGGACGGCCGCGCGCTCAGCGTCGTCACCACGCCGAATCTCGAAGGCGGCGTCACCTATCTGTTCGACAATGTCACCGAGAGCCTCGACCTCGCCCGCCGCTACGACCGGCTGACCCGGGTGCAGCGCGAGACCCTCGATAATCTCGGCGAAGCGGTCGCGGTGTTCGGCAGCAATGGCCGCGCCGAATTGTTCAATCCGCCGTTCGCCAAGATGTGGAAGCTGGCGCCGGACGCACTGCAGGGCGAACCGCATATCGAAGCGGTGGAGGCGCTGTGCAGGCCGCTGTTCGATGACGCGCTGACCTGGCGGACGCTCCGCGAATCGATCACCACGATCGAGAACCGCGCCCAGGTCGCGCTCAAGCTGGAGCGCAAGGACGGCAGCGTGCTGAACTGCATGACCGTGCCGCTGCCCGACGGCAAGACCTTGCTGGCGTTCCAGGACATCACCGACACCGAGAACGTCGAGCGCGCGCTGCGCGAGCGCAACGAGGCGCTGGAGACCGCCGACCAGATGAAGGTGGATTTCGTCCACCACGTCTCCTACGAGCTGCGCGCGCCGCTCACCACCATCATCGGCTTCGCGCATTTCCTCAGCGATCCCGCGACCGGACCGCTGACGCCGAAGCAGGCCGAATATCTCGACTACGTCACCAAATCGACCAATGCGCTGCTGGCGCTGACCAACAACATCCTCGATCTCGCCACCATCGATGCCGGCGCGATGAAGCTCGAGCTCGGCCCGGTCAATATCGGCCAGGCGATCGAGGCTGCCGCCGAAGGCATCCAGGACCGGCTGGCGACCGACCGCATCGCGCTCAAGGTCGACATCGAGCCCAATATCGGCGGCTTCGTCGGCGACGAGCGCCGGGTGGTGCAGGTGTTGTATAACCTGCTCGCCAACGCCGTCGGCTTCTCGCCGCATGATGCCACGGTCGCGATCAGCGCGCGGCGCAACGAGCACAGCGTGGTGTTCACGGTCACCGATTCCGGCCCCGGCATTCCGCCCGAGATGAAGGACAAGGTGTTCGACTGGTTCGAGAGCCATTCCCACGGCTCGCGTCACCGCGGCGCGGGCCTCGGCCTCTCGCTGGTGCGCTCCTTCGTCGAACTGCATGGAGGACGGGTGCGGGTCGATTCCGTGGTCGGCAAGGGCACCACCGTGACCTGCGACTTTCCCGTCGACCAGACCGCGCATCGCAACGCCGCGGAATGAACGCACCCTCGACATTCTCGGTGCCGCTCGCGAACGAAGTCGCGACGGCGCAGCTGATGGCCGATCTCGCGCTGCTGATCGGCGCCGGCGACGCCATCACGCTGTCCGGCGATCTCGGCGCCGGCAAGACCGCCGCCGCCCGCGCGCTGATCCGCTATCTCGCCGACGACGCCGCGCTGGAAGTGCCGAGCCCGACATTCACGCTGGCGCAAACCTACGAGTTGCCGTCGTTTCCGCTTGTCCATGCCGACCTCTACCGGATCAACGACGCCAGCGAACTCGAGGAGATCGGGCTGTCGCCGCTGCCCGACGACATCGTGGCGCTGATCGAATGGCCGGAGCGTGCGCCTGACGCGATGCCCCAGGACCGCATCGACATCGCCTTCAGCCATCGCCCGGCGCTGGGCTCGACCGCGCGCGCCGCCGAGATCACCGGCCATGGCAAGGCGGCGGCGAAGGTCGCGCGGCTGCTGGCGCTGCGCCAATTCCTGGAGCGCGCGGGCTTTCTCGGCGCGCAGCGCCAGCGCATGCCCGGCGATGCCTCGACCCGCTCCTATGCGCGGCTGCGCACCGATGACGGCAGCGTCATCCTGATGAACTCGCCGCGGC from Bradyrhizobium genosp. L includes:
- the ggt gene encoding gamma-glutamyltransferase; the protein is MSGNWRERAATSFQCEKQPATSSRGMVVSNHPLASSAGAEMLAAGGNAIDAAIATLFTLTVVEPMMVGIIGGGMAHIRLANGSHRFIDGQSTVPKAVRPDTYTSKPGSAHDVFDTVGNENLNGPKAVAVPGSLKAWCETLRRFGTMSLTDVMQPAIKHAARGYAATPYLHECITDGAEEMLKDKPIAAIYLPNGTPLKPGERVVQAEYAETLRYIAEHGDNALYQGPLGDILVDYMAKNGGFIAREDLATYKTVERQPIRCTYRGWDILGPPPPAASGVHIAEMLNILEGYDVARLGFGTAETVHLLAEVLKIAFADRAAASGDPAYINVPVERLTSKAYAEERRRAIDPARAQAWGAGVTQLESAHTTHMTAADAMGNVVATTQTINNLFGAKILIPGLGTVPNNYMNLFDPRPGHALSLAAGKRVTTSMSPMMALRDGRLAYALGLPGGKRIFPSAMQALINLIDHGMSLQEAVEAPRVWTEGNALEVEQAVPETVRGALTAKGHKVQVVATVAGGMNGIQFHADGTMSGAACWRADGTPVGIAGGLARAGVRFALR
- the mutM gene encoding bifunctional DNA-formamidopyrimidine glycosylase/DNA-(apurinic or apyrimidinic site) lyase; its protein translation is MPELPEVETVRRGLQPAMEGSKIVKAEARRKDLRFPFQKDFIARLEGQTVTGLGRRAKYLMADLTSGDVLLMHLGMSGSFRVHKEGGATPGQFHHPRSDDRAHDHVVFHMSSGAAVVFNDPRRFGYMKIIARNALEDEPLLKDLGPEPLGNEFDAAMLARACHNKKTSLKAALLDQRVVAGLGNIYVCEALFRAHLSPRRLAATLATKKGEPTDHARHLVDAIHAVLNQAIKAGGSSISDHRLTNGDLGYFQHSFQVYDREGEICKTKGCGGIVKRFTQNGRSTFWCPKCQK
- the ubiE gene encoding bifunctional demethylmenaquinone methyltransferase/2-methoxy-6-polyprenyl-1,4-benzoquinol methylase UbiE, with the translated sequence MDRPDQTTHFGFRDVPLGEKQTLVNDVFHSVASRYDLMNDLMSGGLHRLWKDIMITALDPPKGDRPFALLDVAGGTGDIAFRAAKASGSGFHATVCDINGDMLAVGRERAAKRHLDGRVSFVEGNAEALAFADRSFDAYTIAFGIRNVPQIDLALREAYRVLRPGSRFLCLEFSTVDVPGLDRIYDLFSFKVIPPLGRAVTGDAESYQYLVESIRKFPRPSAFAEMIGAAGFARVKWQSLSGGIVALHTGWRL
- the ubiB gene encoding 2-polyprenylphenol 6-hydroxylase; translated protein: MISALTHIARLARAGLVFAREGVFGVVDPSLVPPPGQLALKMARLIERPGAKSGPRLSRALTRLGPAYLKLGQFLATRPDVVGVAMARDLEALQDRLPPFSQQEAEAVIAQSLERPLSQAFASLGPPVAAASIAQVHRGEVERDGVRRQVAVKVLRPNVASRFRRDLSDFFFVAHKAEAYSAEARRLRLIEVINTMSRSVAMEMDLRLEAAALSEMAENTRDDPDFRVPTVDWDRTTHNVLTMEWIDGIALNDHARLEQAKVDLPDLGRKVIQSFLRHALRDGFFHADMHPGNLFLDEAGRLVAVDFGIMGRLGLKERRFLAEILLGFITRDYRRVAEVHFEAGYVPGHHSVENFAQAIRAIGEPIHNRTAEEISMARLLTLLLEVTGLFDMQTRPELILLQKTMVVVEGVARGFDPKLDIWKIADPVVREWITQNLGPAGRIQSALSGAGELGRVIASLPAIANRAVTVLEQLETMTREGHMLSSDTIEEMARAEAKKERLQTVGLWVIAVALIGIFFAIRGI
- the coaBC gene encoding bifunctional phosphopantothenoylcysteine decarboxylase/phosphopantothenate--cysteine ligase CoaBC, producing MASLTIRKLDDTLKAYLRLRSARNGRSVEEEIRVILRELAEGRGEAAEALATGPSEAPTAAPRPVSAAGEPRVTLIIGGGIAAYKALDLIRRLKERHIQVRCVLTKAAQQFVTPLAASALSHERVYTDLFDAESEFDAGHIRLARECDLIVVAPTTADLMAKMAQGHADDLASAILLAANRPILLAPAMNPLMWNNPATRRNVLQLRRDGVHTVGPNAGEMAEAGEAGVGRMAEPVEIAAAADRMLRPPKPRPLAGKRVLVTAGPTHEAIDPVRYIANRSSGKQGFAIAAAAQAAGADVVLVTGPVELDDPLGISVMRVESARDMLHRVEAALPIDVAIFAAAVADWRVASEGTQKLKKSSAGMPPLQLVENPDILATISKLKEKRPPLVIGFAAETEHLIENAKAKFARKGCDWIVANDVSHATGVMGGDRNTVHLLAREGKDVTVDSWPVMTKEEVAAALVSRIARTVGTAS
- the dut gene encoding dUTP diphosphatase; amino-acid sequence: MSATIKVEVHQLPHGYDLLLPAYQTADAAGLDLLAAVPRSAPVLLLPGRYEMVPTGLTIALPPGYEAQVRPRSGLAAKYGITVLNSPGTIDADYRGEINVLLINHGQSAFSIRRGERIAQMVIAPVTRAELVPVDVLSSTDRGSGGFGSTGR
- a CDS encoding PAS domain-containing sensor histidine kinase produces the protein MSGVVAAMRRTLLSCTSLARDGMIAFATTAALSASSAFAADGLLAQAMSDHFGLNHQEVAVLATSLALVGFSAVAAILLMRTRVRATRSDERLRAEISDLQAQTDRLRALLFVEPQVLISWAAGDNRPQISGDISLVMSQESSPQRILAFGTWLPPEPALQMDHAVDALREKGEAFLLNLSTSAGRAIEAMGRAIGGQAIVRIRELGGLRRELAESNLRHKTLQEETELLRDFAAAAPWPIWAKSLEGHLRYANTAYLRATEGRSVADAIHRNLELLESEQRTELARALNDNASYAARLPIVVKGERRFYDVQALKLGAGSAGIAIDASEAAQLRAAITRMVEAHRRTLDQLSSGVAVFDADRRLAFYNESYRRLWGLDQAFLDSNPDDSSVLDRLRANRKLPEQPDFRAWKAKLHEAYRAVESETNTWFLPDGRALSVVTTPNLEGGVTYLFDNVTESLDLARRYDRLTRVQRETLDNLGEAVAVFGSNGRAELFNPPFAKMWKLAPDALQGEPHIEAVEALCRPLFDDALTWRTLRESITTIENRAQVALKLERKDGSVLNCMTVPLPDGKTLLAFQDITDTENVERALRERNEALETADQMKVDFVHHVSYELRAPLTTIIGFAHFLSDPATGPLTPKQAEYLDYVTKSTNALLALTNNILDLATIDAGAMKLELGPVNIGQAIEAAAEGIQDRLATDRIALKVDIEPNIGGFVGDERRVVQVLYNLLANAVGFSPHDATVAISARRNEHSVVFTVTDSGPGIPPEMKDKVFDWFESHSHGSRHRGAGLGLSLVRSFVELHGGRVRVDSVVGKGTTVTCDFPVDQTAHRNAAE